From the genome of Methylomonas sp. UP202, one region includes:
- a CDS encoding DUF6519 domain-containing protein, which yields MKGDFSRMTFTPDKQFLRVLMQQGRVQLDADWNEQSAILLHYLQTLAADLIGPYGGPAAAFGFEIFTKPKPKAGDFNIGPGRYYVDGLLCENPAQLTYLSQPNYRLDEKTGPLTSGRYLAYLDVWERHISYLDDDDIREKALNGADTASRSQLVWQVKTLELSDGRDWRDALDSRLIVSQACLAAQVKPADAPTDACCQQPDARYRGQENQLYRIEIHSPGGDESPATFKWSRENAAVAFPVTNLVADSAAATLTLTLEHLGRDDKLTLTEKDWVELQDDDSVLLNTVSPLCQVTAIDRVNKIVTLAGTNPLVYRADRHPLLRRWDQQGDADGLAIKPGEWLAIEAGIEVRFTLNGDLRGGDYWLIPARTATGDIEWPHQDDGQGNRIALSKRPAGVEHHYAPLALIEVGEGDAVSVREDLRCDFSPLSANCKNSLGRRLGDGAGIDALCQDNRDR from the coding sequence ATGAAAGGCGATTTTTCGAGAATGACGTTTACCCCGGACAAGCAATTCCTGCGGGTATTGATGCAACAAGGCCGGGTGCAACTCGATGCCGACTGGAACGAGCAAAGCGCGATCCTGCTGCACTATTTACAGACGCTGGCCGCCGATTTGATCGGCCCCTACGGCGGGCCGGCGGCGGCATTCGGTTTCGAGATTTTTACCAAGCCCAAACCCAAGGCCGGCGACTTCAATATCGGTCCGGGCCGCTATTACGTGGATGGACTGCTGTGCGAAAACCCGGCTCAGCTGACCTATCTGAGCCAGCCTAACTATCGCCTGGACGAAAAAACCGGTCCGTTAACATCGGGCCGCTATTTGGCGTATCTGGACGTTTGGGAACGGCATATCAGCTATCTGGACGACGACGACATCCGCGAAAAAGCCCTGAACGGCGCCGACACCGCCAGCCGCTCTCAATTGGTGTGGCAGGTCAAAACCTTGGAGCTGTCGGATGGCCGCGACTGGCGGGACGCCTTGGATAGCCGGTTGATCGTCAGTCAAGCCTGTCTGGCCGCGCAAGTCAAACCGGCGGACGCGCCGACCGATGCTTGTTGCCAACAGCCGGACGCCCGCTATCGCGGCCAGGAAAATCAGTTGTATCGGATCGAGATTCACAGCCCAGGCGGCGACGAAAGCCCGGCGACCTTCAAATGGTCGCGGGAAAACGCCGCGGTCGCCTTTCCGGTGACCAATCTCGTCGCCGATAGCGCCGCCGCAACTTTGACCTTAACGCTGGAACATCTAGGCCGCGACGATAAGTTGACCTTAACCGAAAAGGATTGGGTGGAATTGCAAGACGACGACAGCGTGTTGCTGAACACCGTTTCTCCGCTATGTCAGGTTACGGCGATCGATCGAGTCAATAAAATCGTCACCTTGGCCGGTACCAATCCGTTGGTGTATCGGGCTGACCGGCACCCGCTGTTGCGGCGCTGGGACCAACAGGGCGATGCCGACGGTCTGGCGATCAAGCCTGGCGAATGGTTGGCTATCGAAGCCGGCATCGAAGTCCGATTTACGCTCAACGGCGACTTGCGCGGCGGCGATTACTGGCTGATACCGGCGCGTACCGCGACCGGCGACATCGAATGGCCCCACCAAGACGACGGCCAGGGCAATCGCATCGCGTTATCCAAGCGGCCGGCCGGCGTCGAGCACCACTACGCGCCGCTGGCGCTGATTGAGGTCGGAGAAGGCGACGCGGTTTCAGTCAGAGAAGACTTGCGCTGCGATTTCTCGCCGCTGTCCGCGAACTGCAAAAACAGCCTCGGCCGGCGGCTGGGCGATGGCGCCGGGATCGATGCGTTATGTCAGGACAACCGGGATCGCTAG
- a CDS encoding putative baseplate assembly protein, which produces MNTISSCGCCSGISVSVPAAIENRPGLPALHYRIGDYHGFLESALARLSTLNLAEPGDAGRYPLQAFTSRQPDDFSIALLQGWASLADVLSFYQERIANEGYLRTATERRSVLELARLIGYQPRPGVAASVFLAYGLDDKFEGPSLIAKGAKVQSLPAPGELPQTFETSDDLEARAAWNTLKPRLSRPQTPLSMFFDPGGPRVYLKGISTKLNVDDPLLIQIGGNEPALLRVGEVLPEPEHDRTLVRLQIGVTPIAAVLNWQDVLNDQYALLLLDDGSGQPGFFDFRFDVDIEQVETDGLTLYSLADGGAWLLQIAAEGRQIVLSRDGRQLAYAVKSVDGIGVTGLSYLRISLEGLQDYRQIIAGLTQSPSLQPRNQAALTRNLAGQFFAEPLLDPNAGGGAGGGDTGGNGGELRFRTRLLTVDVAARYATQGLNAVADANNAIAKRFSPALRQHLAAATANTRITLEGPVTVYALRGKASPFGHNAPLRQTAFANGIYSLAEWSIANPYNTPTTSNTGSVTGAVFHQPTTVYLDADYPLTTGGWIVIAKANGSEIVVRLDKDTLQHRSLAAYGLSGKSLAVSLPSDKAWIGEPTGNNPEPFATVRTTTVHIQSEALALAEEPISTPVCGGDSELLELDRYHEDLQAGRWVIVSGERADLPGTSGVRFSELAMLSSVRQDLYRQTFYSLSSANGGTDKLEYSLPGDRIHSFVKLAKPLAYCFKRDTVKIYANVVKASHGETRKEVLGSGNGTQALQRFTLKQSPLTFVAANNPAGIDSTLTVSVNGVQWREVAALNGLSSTGRSFVTQTDDDGKTSVIFGDGVHGARLPSGVENIQAVYRSGIGKGGNVKAEQINLLLSRPLGVRDVINPLRASGGADPESRDQARINAPLTLAALDRLVSVRDYLDFSRTYAGIGKAYAVELSDGRRQIVHITVAGAEDIPIDETSDLFLNLRQALHDYGDPFQPLQLAVRELLLIVVSARVRIAPDYRWENVEPALRAVLLEVFGFERRELGQGVCLSEIISAMQGVAGVVYVDVDAFGGVPEKIPDAAAGRRLQTPAEIAGAVKAIAAQTQPAQHLAVNLAKYENGAIRPAQIAVLATEIPETLSLNPIL; this is translated from the coding sequence ATGAATACCATCTCATCTTGCGGCTGTTGCTCGGGCATCTCTGTCTCGGTGCCGGCGGCCATCGAGAACCGGCCCGGCTTGCCGGCCTTACACTACCGGATTGGCGATTACCACGGGTTTCTGGAATCGGCGCTGGCGCGGCTGTCCACGCTGAATCTGGCCGAGCCGGGCGATGCGGGCCGTTATCCCTTGCAGGCTTTCACCAGCCGCCAGCCGGACGATTTTTCGATCGCGCTGCTGCAGGGCTGGGCCAGCCTAGCCGACGTACTGAGCTTTTATCAGGAACGCATCGCCAACGAAGGCTATTTGCGCACCGCCACCGAGCGCCGCTCGGTGCTGGAACTGGCCCGGTTGATCGGCTATCAGCCTCGGCCCGGCGTCGCGGCCAGCGTGTTTTTGGCCTACGGCTTGGACGACAAATTCGAAGGCCCCAGCCTGATAGCCAAAGGCGCGAAAGTACAAAGTCTGCCGGCGCCCGGCGAGTTGCCGCAAACCTTTGAAACCAGCGACGATCTGGAGGCGCGCGCCGCCTGGAATACGCTGAAGCCGCGCCTGAGCCGCCCGCAAACGCCGCTGTCGATGTTCTTCGATCCCGGCGGTCCGCGCGTTTATCTGAAAGGCATCAGTACCAAGCTGAACGTCGACGATCCGCTGCTGATCCAGATCGGCGGCAACGAGCCAGCGCTGCTACGGGTCGGCGAAGTCCTGCCGGAACCCGAGCACGACCGCACCCTGGTGCGTTTGCAGATTGGCGTGACGCCGATTGCCGCCGTCTTAAATTGGCAGGATGTACTGAACGATCAATACGCCTTGTTGCTGCTCGACGACGGCAGCGGCCAGCCGGGGTTTTTCGATTTTCGTTTCGACGTAGACATCGAGCAGGTGGAGACGGACGGCTTGACGCTGTATTCGCTGGCCGACGGCGGCGCCTGGTTGCTGCAGATCGCCGCCGAAGGTCGCCAAATCGTGTTAAGCCGGGACGGCCGGCAACTGGCCTATGCGGTGAAGTCGGTGGACGGTATCGGCGTGACCGGACTCAGTTATCTACGCATTTCCCTGGAAGGCTTGCAGGATTACCGGCAAATCATCGCCGGCTTGACGCAGTCTCCGTCGCTTCAGCCCCGCAACCAGGCGGCCTTGACGCGCAATTTGGCCGGCCAGTTTTTTGCCGAACCGCTATTGGACCCCAATGCCGGCGGCGGCGCGGGCGGCGGGGATACCGGCGGAAACGGCGGCGAACTTCGTTTTCGTACCAGACTGTTAACGGTCGATGTCGCCGCGCGCTACGCGACCCAGGGCTTGAATGCGGTGGCCGATGCCAACAATGCCATCGCCAAACGCTTCAGCCCGGCTTTGCGCCAACATCTAGCCGCCGCGACCGCCAATACCCGGATCACATTGGAAGGCCCGGTGACGGTGTATGCGCTGCGCGGCAAGGCATCGCCGTTCGGGCATAACGCACCGCTACGGCAAACGGCATTTGCAAACGGCATTTATTCGTTGGCCGAATGGAGTATCGCTAACCCGTATAACACGCCAACCACGTCTAATACCGGTTCGGTTACCGGCGCGGTATTCCACCAGCCGACCACGGTATATCTGGACGCCGATTATCCATTGACCACCGGCGGCTGGATCGTCATTGCCAAAGCCAACGGCAGCGAGATCGTGGTGCGCCTGGATAAGGACACCTTGCAACACCGCTCGCTGGCCGCCTACGGGCTGAGCGGCAAAAGTCTGGCCGTCAGCCTGCCGAGCGATAAGGCCTGGATCGGCGAACCGACCGGCAACAACCCGGAGCCATTCGCCACGGTGCGTACCACGACGGTTCACATTCAAAGCGAAGCCCTGGCCCTGGCCGAGGAGCCGATCAGCACGCCGGTGTGCGGCGGCGATAGCGAGTTGCTGGAGCTGGACCGCTACCACGAGGATTTGCAAGCCGGCCGCTGGGTCATCGTCAGCGGCGAGCGCGCCGATCTGCCGGGTACCTCGGGCGTGCGTTTCAGCGAATTGGCAATGCTGTCCTCGGTGCGCCAGGATTTGTATCGGCAGACTTTTTACAGCTTGAGCAGCGCAAACGGCGGCACCGATAAGCTGGAGTACAGCTTGCCCGGCGACCGCATTCATAGCTTTGTCAAGCTAGCCAAACCGCTGGCCTATTGCTTCAAACGCGACACCGTGAAGATATACGCCAACGTGGTCAAGGCCAGCCACGGCGAGACTCGTAAGGAAGTGCTGGGTAGCGGTAACGGCACCCAGGCCCTGCAACGATTTACGTTAAAGCAATCGCCCTTGACCTTCGTCGCCGCCAACAATCCGGCCGGCATCGACAGTACCTTGACGGTGTCGGTCAACGGCGTGCAATGGCGGGAAGTCGCGGCTTTAAACGGTCTGAGTTCGACCGGCCGCAGTTTCGTGACCCAAACCGACGACGACGGCAAAACCTCGGTGATTTTCGGCGACGGTGTGCACGGCGCGCGGCTGCCGAGCGGGGTCGAAAATATTCAAGCGGTTTACCGTAGCGGCATCGGCAAGGGCGGCAATGTCAAGGCCGAGCAAATCAACCTATTGCTGAGCCGGCCGTTGGGCGTCCGGGATGTGATCAATCCATTGCGGGCCTCTGGCGGCGCCGATCCGGAAAGCCGCGACCAAGCCAGGATCAATGCGCCGCTGACCCTGGCGGCGTTGGACCGGTTGGTGTCGGTACGCGATTACCTGGATTTTTCCCGGACCTACGCCGGCATCGGCAAGGCCTACGCGGTCGAGTTGTCCGACGGTCGCCGCCAAATCGTTCACATCACGGTGGCCGGCGCCGAAGATATTCCTATCGACGAGACCTCCGACTTGTTTTTGAATTTGCGGCAAGCGCTGCACGACTACGGCGATCCGTTTCAGCCTCTGCAATTGGCGGTGCGGGAATTGTTGTTGATCGTCGTCAGCGCCAGGGTTCGCATAGCGCCCGATTATCGCTGGGAAAACGTCGAGCCGGCGTTGCGCGCTGTATTGCTGGAAGTCTTCGGCTTCGAGCGTCGCGAATTGGGGCAGGGCGTTTGTCTGTCGGAGATCATTAGCGCGATGCAAGGCGTGGCCGGGGTGGTCTATGTCGATGTAGACGCCTTCGGCGGCGTGCCGGAAAAAATCCCCGACGCGGCGGCGGGTCGGCGTTTGCAAACCCCCGCCGAAATCGCCGGGGCCGTGAAAGCCATCGCCGCGCAAACCCAACCGGCCCAGCATTTGGCCGTGAATCTGGCCAAATATGAAAACGGCGCGATTCGGCCCGCGCAAATCGCGGTGTTGGCGACCGAGATTCCGGAAACCCTGAGCTTGAATCCGATCCTGTGA
- a CDS encoding putative baseplate assembly protein, with amino-acid sequence MNASALLCREDGRRALVRASESLNGFDYLEVGDDQLSLTVFFLRKAPDHLDAANLRIVGGERITGIRVVSIEIVRDEDPERDDYMLVGLDRYGDFSNYRLHAVALDEQGRPTERSMPGFDPRYASLEFNFKVACGGDIDCKPAQDCAAPAAELPEINYLAKDYASFRQLIYDRLALTLPDWRERHVPDLGVTLVELLAYVGDHLSYYQDAVATEAYLDTARRRISVRRHARLVDYRLHEGCNARAWVCLDVSQDLAVESADVFFINAFDSGDDTALLKAEDLPQTLPQAYLVYEPLLVPAQQTLHWYAAHNAIDFYTWGDAQCCLAKGATSATLLDPGTESRQLHLQVCDVLIVEEVLGPHTGNRADADPKHRHPVRLIAVEEGVDPLTGRFIVDIRWSRADALPFALCLSAVKDEDCSPLTGVSVARGNVVLVDHGETVTETLEAVPGSWQWPDCDDCGVREPTALPLRYRPRLSKPELTHVQPLPACRQPDPCGAHDLVVAASGLADQDVRLALPWLALTETDLGACDTPEVWSAQADLLNSNAGDRHFTVEIDDDAVAWLRFGDGQQGRMPQPGTRFAARYRIGNGPAGLVGAEAIKRIVFRDRLPSGATILARNPLPAQGGVAPEPVSQARLLAPHAFRQVLQRAVTCDDYAQIVMRDFAAEVQKAAATLRWTGSGYRILVVVDAYAARADCRSLLCRIDRHLRRYRRIGHDLEVVAAVQVPLALTLNVCVQPGFLQSQIKASLQTLFSNRVLADGRRGFFHPDNLSFGDGVYLSRIVAAVQAVAGVAGVEVGELRRLFETADDVIATGVLTLAPLEIARLDNDKGFPERGLLTLNMEGGR; translated from the coding sequence ATGAACGCCTCGGCATTGCTGTGCCGCGAGGACGGTCGCCGAGCGCTAGTCCGGGCCAGCGAGAGTTTGAACGGCTTCGATTACTTGGAAGTCGGCGACGACCAACTGAGCTTGACGGTGTTTTTTCTGCGCAAGGCTCCCGATCACCTCGACGCCGCGAATCTGCGTATCGTCGGCGGCGAGCGGATTACCGGCATCCGGGTGGTGTCGATTGAAATCGTCCGCGACGAAGACCCGGAGCGCGACGATTACATGCTGGTGGGACTGGACCGTTACGGCGATTTTTCCAACTATCGCTTGCACGCGGTGGCTTTGGACGAACAAGGCCGGCCTACCGAGCGCAGCATGCCCGGCTTCGATCCGCGTTACGCGAGTCTGGAATTCAATTTCAAGGTGGCCTGCGGCGGCGACATCGACTGTAAGCCGGCGCAGGATTGTGCGGCGCCGGCGGCGGAATTGCCGGAAATCAATTATCTGGCCAAGGATTACGCCAGCTTCCGGCAATTGATTTACGACCGGTTAGCGCTGACGCTGCCGGATTGGCGGGAACGTCACGTGCCGGATTTGGGCGTGACCTTGGTCGAATTGCTGGCATACGTCGGCGACCATCTGAGTTATTACCAGGATGCGGTCGCCACCGAGGCTTATCTGGACACCGCGCGGCGGCGGATTTCGGTCCGGCGCCACGCCCGCTTGGTCGATTACCGCTTACACGAGGGTTGCAACGCCAGGGCCTGGGTGTGTCTGGACGTGTCGCAAGATTTGGCCGTCGAAAGCGCCGATGTGTTTTTTATCAACGCGTTCGATTCCGGCGACGACACGGCTTTGCTCAAGGCCGAGGATTTACCGCAAACCTTGCCGCAAGCCTATTTGGTCTACGAACCCTTGCTGGTGCCGGCCCAGCAAACCCTGCACTGGTACGCGGCGCATAATGCCATCGATTTTTATACCTGGGGCGACGCGCAATGCTGTCTGGCCAAGGGAGCGACCTCGGCGACCTTGCTGGACCCCGGCACCGAAAGCCGGCAACTGCATTTGCAAGTCTGCGACGTGTTGATTGTCGAGGAAGTGCTGGGACCGCACACCGGCAACCGCGCCGACGCCGATCCCAAGCACCGGCATCCGGTGCGGCTGATTGCGGTCGAGGAGGGCGTCGATCCGTTGACCGGGCGCTTCATCGTTGATATTCGCTGGAGCCGGGCCGATGCGTTGCCTTTTGCACTGTGTTTGTCGGCGGTCAAGGACGAAGATTGTTCGCCGCTGACCGGCGTCAGCGTGGCGCGTGGCAATGTGGTGCTGGTCGATCACGGCGAAACGGTGACCGAAACGCTGGAAGCGGTGCCCGGCAGTTGGCAGTGGCCGGATTGCGACGATTGCGGCGTGCGCGAACCGACGGCGTTGCCGTTGCGTTACCGGCCACGTTTGAGCAAGCCCGAATTGACCCACGTCCAGCCACTGCCGGCCTGCCGTCAGCCCGATCCGTGCGGCGCACACGACCTAGTCGTAGCGGCCAGCGGTTTAGCGGATCAGGATGTACGCCTGGCATTGCCATGGCTGGCATTGACCGAAACCGATCTCGGCGCTTGCGATACGCCGGAGGTATGGTCTGCGCAAGCCGATTTGTTGAACAGCAACGCCGGTGACCGGCACTTTACTGTCGAAATTGATGACGATGCGGTTGCCTGGCTGCGTTTCGGCGACGGCCAACAGGGCCGGATGCCCCAGCCCGGTACCCGTTTCGCGGCCCGCTACCGAATAGGTAACGGCCCGGCCGGTTTGGTCGGCGCCGAGGCGATCAAACGCATCGTGTTCCGCGACCGCTTACCCAGCGGCGCGACGATATTGGCCCGCAATCCGCTGCCGGCACAGGGCGGCGTGGCGCCGGAGCCGGTGTCGCAGGCGCGCTTATTGGCGCCGCACGCGTTTCGGCAAGTGTTGCAACGCGCTGTCACTTGCGACGATTACGCGCAAATTGTAATGCGCGATTTCGCCGCCGAGGTACAAAAAGCCGCCGCGACGCTGCGCTGGACCGGCAGCGGCTACCGGATATTGGTGGTGGTCGATGCCTACGCGGCCAGAGCCGACTGCCGAAGTTTACTGTGCCGCATCGACCGACACTTGCGGCGCTACCGGCGCATCGGTCACGACCTGGAAGTGGTAGCCGCCGTGCAAGTGCCTTTGGCATTGACTTTAAACGTCTGCGTACAACCCGGCTTTTTGCAAAGCCAGATTAAAGCGAGCCTGCAAACCTTGTTCAGCAACCGCGTTTTGGCCGACGGCCGGCGCGGCTTTTTTCATCCGGACAATCTGAGTTTTGGCGACGGTGTGTATCTGAGTCGCATCGTCGCGGCGGTACAGGCGGTGGCCGGCGTCGCAGGCGTCGAAGTCGGCGAATTGCGGCGCTTGTTCGAAACAGCCGACGATGTAATCGCCACCGGCGTGTTGACGCTGGCGCCGCTGGAAATCGCCCGTCTGGATAACGATAAAGGTTTTCCGGAACGCGGCTTATTGACGCTGAATATGGAGGGCGGACGATGA
- a CDS encoding GPW/gp25 family protein: MIAVDFPLHFDQRGRTAVTAYDEHIRDMIEQFLFTNNGERVNRPDFGSGLLQLIFAPNSAELAATLQFTIQAGLQRWLGDVLDVLGLEVTSQDSTLRVQVQYRVKRNGEVRSAEFLRSPT; encoded by the coding sequence ATGATAGCCGTCGATTTTCCTTTGCATTTCGACCAGCGCGGGCGCACCGCCGTCACCGCTTACGACGAGCATATCCGCGACATGATCGAACAATTTCTGTTCACCAACAACGGCGAACGCGTCAACCGGCCTGATTTCGGCAGCGGCTTGCTACAACTGATTTTCGCGCCGAATAGCGCCGAATTGGCCGCGACCTTGCAATTCACGATTCAGGCCGGCTTGCAGCGCTGGCTAGGCGACGTGCTGGATGTGCTAGGCCTGGAAGTGACCAGTCAGGACTCGACCTTGCGGGTACAGGTGCAATACCGGGTCAAGCGCAACGGCGAGGTCCGTAGCGCGGAATTTCTGCGGAGTCCGACATGA
- a CDS encoding phage baseplate assembly protein V: protein MNEENKYWGKYRGTVVNNVDPEQRGRIQALVPDVNSLIPTTFAEPCVPLAGPTGPPMGVYMVPPIGAGVWIEFEHGDLDKPIWVGCRWGLQTDIPLAALAGNPADPNIVIQSLLQQGIIVSDLPPAPPPPVMPPIPTTGGVILRSTTGAYIVVNDAGIFISNGKGASLEMLGPAVMINKLALVVT, encoded by the coding sequence ATGAACGAAGAAAACAAATATTGGGGCAAATATCGCGGCACCGTGGTCAATAACGTCGATCCGGAGCAGCGTGGGCGGATTCAGGCTTTGGTGCCGGACGTCAACTCGCTGATCCCGACCACCTTCGCCGAACCTTGCGTGCCGCTGGCCGGACCGACCGGACCGCCGATGGGCGTGTACATGGTGCCGCCGATAGGCGCCGGGGTATGGATAGAGTTCGAGCACGGCGATCTGGACAAACCGATTTGGGTCGGCTGCCGCTGGGGTTTGCAAACCGATATTCCGCTGGCGGCGCTGGCCGGCAACCCGGCCGATCCCAATATCGTGATTCAGTCCTTGCTGCAGCAAGGCATTATCGTCAGCGACCTGCCGCCGGCTCCGCCGCCGCCGGTGATGCCGCCGATCCCGACCACCGGCGGGGTGATCTTGCGCAGCACGACCGGCGCTTACATTGTGGTCAACGATGCGGGCATTTTCATCAGCAACGGCAAAGGCGCCAGCCTGGAAATGCTGGGTCCGGCGGTGATGATCAACAAACTGGCGCTGGTGGTGACTTGA
- a CDS encoding LysM domain-containing protein, with product MTDPNLALQQLLQPGGTAGPFPPGSRYYGIPTATLESADGRKTAYLRRRFVPAPERFELLQEHTVSQNERLDNITARYLGDPEQFWRLCDANRALQPRELEQVGRKLRITLPEGIPGPGNA from the coding sequence ATGACCGATCCGAATCTGGCTTTGCAACAACTTCTGCAACCCGGTGGCACTGCCGGTCCGTTTCCGCCCGGCAGCCGTTATTACGGCATTCCGACCGCGACTCTGGAAAGCGCCGACGGTCGCAAGACCGCCTATCTGCGGCGCCGCTTCGTGCCGGCGCCGGAGCGCTTCGAGCTGCTGCAGGAACATACGGTCAGTCAAAACGAGCGGCTGGACAACATTACCGCCCGCTATCTGGGTGACCCGGAACAGTTCTGGCGGCTGTGCGACGCCAACCGCGCCTTACAACCGCGCGAGTTGGAGCAGGTTGGTCGCAAACTGCGCATCACCTTGCCGGAAGGCATACCGGGACCGGGTAATGCTTAA